A single Streptomyces mirabilis DNA region contains:
- a CDS encoding AfsR/SARP family transcriptional regulator: MDFHILGPLQIAAADGSVTQGPGALKQRALLALLCLNAERVVSTQQLTDLLWADNPPRTAATALQVYVSRLRKHLLALGADPAVLATRAPGYVLDLGRRHELDLRRFESHVTGAHQLNAIGRTAEASELLASAIALWRGPALADVRGLPMLDDLGHQLDEKRNSAHELWVETELRLGRNAWVISEAYGLVADQPLWENLYLYLMVALYRSGRTADALGVYNTLRNKLVEGLGMEPSLRLRQVQRAVLSRASWLEDKAALPLVS, encoded by the coding sequence ATGGACTTCCACATACTCGGGCCGCTGCAGATTGCGGCAGCCGACGGCTCCGTCACACAGGGTCCCGGCGCCCTCAAACAGCGGGCGCTGCTGGCGCTGCTGTGCCTGAACGCCGAGCGAGTCGTCTCCACCCAGCAATTGACCGACCTCCTCTGGGCGGACAACCCGCCACGCACCGCGGCCACCGCTCTGCAGGTCTACGTATCCCGGCTGCGCAAGCACCTGTTGGCACTGGGCGCGGACCCGGCCGTCCTTGCCACTCGGGCTCCCGGTTACGTCCTCGACCTGGGCCGGCGGCACGAACTGGATCTGCGCCGTTTCGAGTCCCATGTGACCGGGGCCCACCAGCTGAACGCCATCGGGCGGACGGCGGAGGCCTCGGAGCTGCTGGCCTCCGCCATCGCGCTGTGGCGCGGGCCTGCCCTCGCCGACGTCCGCGGCCTGCCCATGCTGGACGATCTGGGCCACCAGCTGGACGAGAAGCGGAATTCCGCTCACGAGCTGTGGGTGGAAACCGAACTCCGGCTCGGCCGGAACGCCTGGGTGATCAGTGAGGCCTACGGTCTGGTCGCGGACCAGCCGCTGTGGGAGAACCTCTATCTCTATCTGATGGTGGCTCTCTACCGGAGTGGCCGCACCGCCGATGCGCTCGGCGTCTACAACACCCTCCGGAACAAGCTCGTCGAAGGGCTCGGCATGGAACCGAGCCTCCGGCTCCGGCAGGTACAGCGGGCCGTTCTCTCCCGGGCCTCCTGGCTCGAGGACAAGGCCGCCCTTCCGCTGGTCTCGTAG
- a CDS encoding phosphatidylglycerol lysyltransferase domain-containing protein: protein MVWSVKERYRNGRPWVPTAAGHICRLIGVLDLVSALFPGFRHSRVHSWLGDLPGGVSTLAAVGQLTSGLLLVLLAHALRRRKRRAWRAVVVLLPTSAALHLLHRHELLTALIALVLLGLILVHRREFYAKADPRTRLRALASLLGLGGLSVLLGLLVVSVHPSSERRSYTFSQRLEHVLYGLFGIEGPVGYTSVRVADLVGYSLGALGLLTALTSAWLALRPETPEPELTAEDESCVRALLDRYGARDSLGYFALRRDKSVVFSPSGKAAIAYRVVSGVMLASGDPLGDVEAWPGAINAFMTEAREHAWVPAVVGCSETGGEIWARETGLDALELGDEAVVDTADFSLSGRAMRNVRQMVKRIERGGYVCRVRRVAELNERERQRIGDAAAQWRGTTVERGFSTALGRFGDPADDECVVVTAHKAPDEAAGEDPAGDDLKAILHFVPWGPEDISLDLMRRDRSADPGLNELLIVAALQAAQQMGVRRVSLNFAMFRSALARGERLGAGPVLRVWRGLLVFSSRWFQIESLYKFNAKFQPRWEPRFLVYPRARDLPRIGLAIMRAEAFITLELPRAARARRTTTLTPAEDVRPAV from the coding sequence ATGGTTTGGAGCGTGAAAGAGCGTTATAGGAACGGACGGCCATGGGTTCCGACAGCGGCGGGGCACATCTGCCGGCTGATCGGTGTCCTGGACCTGGTGAGTGCCCTCTTCCCGGGCTTCCGGCACTCCCGGGTGCACAGCTGGCTCGGTGACCTTCCCGGCGGGGTGAGCACGCTGGCGGCGGTGGGCCAACTGACGAGCGGACTGCTGCTGGTCCTGCTGGCCCACGCGCTGCGCCGCCGCAAGCGTCGCGCCTGGCGCGCGGTGGTGGTGCTGCTTCCGACGAGTGCGGCACTCCATCTGCTGCACCGCCATGAGCTGCTCACGGCACTCATCGCGCTGGTCCTGCTGGGGCTGATCCTGGTCCACCGGCGCGAGTTCTACGCCAAGGCCGACCCGCGCACCCGCCTGAGAGCACTTGCCAGTCTCCTCGGCCTGGGCGGGCTCAGCGTCCTGCTCGGCCTGCTCGTCGTCAGCGTCCACCCGTCGAGCGAGCGCCGGTCGTACACCTTTTCGCAACGGCTGGAGCACGTGCTGTACGGGCTGTTCGGCATCGAGGGGCCGGTCGGGTACACCTCCGTCCGGGTCGCCGATCTGGTGGGCTACTCGCTGGGCGCACTGGGCCTGTTGACCGCGCTGACCAGCGCTTGGCTGGCACTGCGCCCGGAGACGCCGGAACCGGAACTGACCGCCGAGGACGAGTCGTGTGTGCGGGCGCTGCTCGACCGCTACGGCGCCCGTGACTCCCTGGGCTATTTCGCTCTGCGGCGCGACAAGAGCGTGGTGTTCTCCCCCTCGGGCAAGGCGGCGATCGCCTACCGGGTGGTCTCGGGCGTCATGCTGGCCTCGGGCGACCCGCTCGGAGACGTCGAGGCATGGCCCGGTGCGATCAACGCCTTCATGACCGAGGCCCGCGAGCACGCGTGGGTGCCCGCCGTGGTGGGCTGCAGTGAGACCGGCGGGGAGATCTGGGCCAGGGAGACCGGGCTGGACGCGCTGGAGCTGGGCGACGAGGCGGTGGTCGACACGGCCGACTTCTCGCTGTCCGGACGGGCCATGCGCAACGTCCGGCAGATGGTGAAGCGGATCGAGCGGGGCGGCTACGTCTGCCGGGTCCGCCGGGTCGCCGAACTGAACGAGAGGGAGCGGCAACGGATCGGTGACGCCGCCGCACAGTGGCGGGGCACCACCGTGGAACGCGGATTTTCCACCGCGCTGGGCCGGTTCGGCGATCCCGCGGACGACGAGTGCGTCGTCGTCACCGCCCACAAGGCACCCGATGAGGCGGCGGGGGAGGACCCGGCCGGCGACGACCTGAAGGCGATACTGCACTTCGTGCCCTGGGGGCCTGAGGACATCTCCCTGGACCTGATGAGACGCGACCGCTCCGCCGACCCCGGCCTCAACGAGCTGCTGATCGTCGCGGCCTTGCAGGCGGCGCAGCAGATGGGGGTGCGTCGCGTGTCACTGAACTTCGCGATGTTCCGCTCGGCCCTGGCAAGGGGTGAGCGACTCGGCGCAGGACCGGTGCTGCGCGTGTGGCGCGGACTGCTGGTCTTCTCCTCGCGCTGGTTCCAGATCGAGTCGCTCTACAAGTTCAACGCCAAATTCCAGCCGCGCTGGGAGCCGCGGTTCCTGGTGTACCCGCGGGCACGCGATCTGCCCAGGATCGGCCTCGCCATCATGCGGGCGGAGGCGTTCATCACCCTCGAACTGCCCCGGGCCGCACGCGCCAGGCGAACCACCACCCTCACGCCCGCCGAGGATGTCCGGCCCGCGGTCTGA
- a CDS encoding DUF5819 family protein has translation MTDLDVGPTWMWTAMRVLARSRASEGAPRTAGGALPAKVRVSALAALVAVAVYCLCCLVYNAPDSPAKDRVKGPVMAFMEPYFWQDWQLFGPTPGSNNDFVYLRARMTLPGSGKTVESSPVEIEQAVDRSPRDFRVNPTKLPGVLLAFDAVANRYAGIANKIQKLPAAEREDARKRLDDQFKPDFEEMQRFFSVQAKALYPNAEIISVQATFKNRPIVPFSARYAEPKPKEHEKGLLATSWMDYVAGVEQ, from the coding sequence ATGACCGACCTGGACGTCGGCCCCACCTGGATGTGGACAGCGATGAGAGTTCTCGCGCGCTCGCGCGCATCGGAGGGCGCACCCCGGACGGCGGGCGGGGCGCTCCCGGCGAAGGTACGGGTCAGCGCGCTGGCCGCCCTCGTGGCCGTGGCGGTGTACTGCTTGTGCTGCCTGGTGTACAACGCCCCCGACTCCCCGGCGAAGGACCGTGTCAAGGGCCCCGTCATGGCCTTCATGGAGCCGTACTTCTGGCAGGACTGGCAGCTCTTCGGACCCACCCCCGGCAGCAACAACGACTTCGTATACCTGCGCGCCCGGATGACGCTCCCCGGCTCGGGCAAGACCGTGGAGTCGAGCCCCGTCGAGATCGAGCAGGCCGTCGACCGATCCCCGCGCGACTTCCGGGTGAACCCGACGAAACTCCCCGGCGTGCTTCTCGCGTTCGACGCCGTGGCCAACCGGTACGCGGGTATCGCGAACAAGATCCAGAAACTTCCGGCAGCGGAGCGGGAGGACGCCCGCAAGCGTCTCGACGACCAGTTCAAGCCGGACTTCGAGGAGATGCAGCGGTTCTTCTCCGTACAGGCGAAGGCGCTCTACCCGAACGCGGAGATCATCTCCGTACAAGCGACCTTCAAGAACCGTCCCATCGTGCCGTTCTCGGCGCGGTACGCGGAACCCAAGCCGAAGGAGCACGAGAAGGGACTGCTGGCGACGTCATGGATGGACTACGTAGCGGGGGTGGAGCAGTGA
- a CDS encoding peptidoglycan DD-metalloendopeptidase family protein, whose amino-acid sequence MRDATEEAANAAPDALYRFLTAEPADRERLAPRVVAAVGRKRLDEIVDSTLGRVGEVTGVRDSRDGLVIEGTRGRALAFAATRDGHELDGLLIAPGAHRPARLRTDWVRPALAWTVLVLLFVVRIDACWEAPSRIAWCGRLLIVAAGYLVVEGWRAPALFPWWIRRPLEAGALVALASAWRLPGLPTSGGAPELVVGAALVAVLGVLLMRARRHRWGTAVSRPLVFPLQGGSWYVAQGGGRSLNHHVSVPEQRGALDVVQAGPGGTRGRHRARTQGMHGKNERYLVYGQPVHAPCDGTVVSAADHIDDQEPGALRYQPLYGNHVWIDTGAEIVKLAHLRPGTVTVSTGDPVRVGQVLGEVGNSGNSSEPHLHLHAERDGLGLDLEFQGISGPLCRGRTVRT is encoded by the coding sequence ATGCGTGACGCGACCGAGGAAGCGGCGAACGCCGCGCCGGACGCCCTGTACCGGTTCCTCACCGCCGAGCCCGCCGACCGGGAACGCCTGGCGCCGCGCGTGGTCGCCGCCGTGGGCCGGAAGCGGCTCGACGAGATCGTGGACTCCACGCTCGGACGGGTCGGCGAGGTCACCGGCGTGCGCGACAGCCGCGACGGACTGGTGATCGAAGGCACCCGGGGGCGGGCCCTCGCCTTCGCCGCCACCAGGGACGGCCATGAGCTGGACGGGCTCCTGATCGCCCCTGGCGCACACCGCCCGGCACGCCTGCGCACCGACTGGGTGCGCCCGGCTCTGGCCTGGACCGTGCTGGTGCTGCTGTTCGTCGTGCGCATCGACGCCTGCTGGGAGGCCCCCTCCCGGATCGCCTGGTGCGGCCGCCTGCTGATCGTCGCGGCCGGATACCTGGTCGTGGAGGGCTGGCGTGCCCCCGCCCTGTTTCCGTGGTGGATACGCCGGCCGCTGGAGGCCGGGGCGCTCGTCGCCCTCGCCTCCGCCTGGCGGCTGCCGGGGCTGCCCACGTCGGGCGGTGCCCCCGAACTGGTCGTGGGGGCCGCACTGGTCGCCGTCCTCGGCGTACTCCTGATGCGGGCACGGCGTCACCGCTGGGGGACGGCCGTCTCCCGGCCCCTCGTCTTCCCCTTGCAGGGCGGCAGTTGGTACGTGGCGCAGGGAGGCGGACGCAGCCTCAACCATCACGTCTCCGTCCCCGAGCAACGCGGCGCCCTGGACGTGGTCCAGGCCGGCCCGGGCGGGACGCGCGGGCGTCACCGCGCCCGCACCCAGGGCATGCACGGCAAGAACGAGCGCTACCTCGTCTACGGGCAGCCCGTGCACGCACCCTGCGACGGCACGGTCGTCTCCGCCGCCGATCACATCGACGACCAGGAACCCGGCGCCCTCCGCTACCAACCCCTGTACGGCAACCACGTGTGGATCGACACGGGCGCCGAGATCGTCAAGCTCGCCCATCTGCGCCCCGGCACCGTGACCGTGAGCACCGGCGACCCCGTGCGCGTCGGGCAGGTGCTCGGCGAGGTCGGGAACTCCGGCAACAGCAGCGAGCCGCACCTGCACCTCCACGCCGAGCGCGACGGCCTCGGCCTCGACCTGGAGTTCCAGGGAATCTCGGGCCCGCTGTGCCGGGGCCGGACCGTCCGCACCTAG
- a CDS encoding S53 family peptidase, with the protein MPLHAPIRPLRRLRGSVVAAACAALLATTGSLPAAHAADRHPLVGSRPTYATRTADTGPVPGGSHVSARLYLNSRDPQGLAAFLRDISDPRSPRYRHYLTPAEYQRHFGPTDRQVRTLTAWLGGSGFTVTGRTSHYLTFEGPARAVRQAFGTSLHGYRTGRGTSDAPAGDLSVPASLGATVLGVSGLSTPGAARPLSTPAPALDVPADDAVCSGHFGEKPATGLPKAYGRTATYAPCPYTPAQLRHAYGAGAKGATGRGSTIAVVDAYGSPDMLTDADRYARATGDHAFRPGQYRRHVTPGDWHIDDACASPRTWAGEQALDIDLAHGLAPDANVLYVGANSCLDNDLMDAESYIIDGRRADVISNSWAEIIHSSPGHLTPTLVAAWNLLFEQSAAEGIGVYFAAGDCGDSSPEAAQTGVNCDPKTIRAQADFPSGSPWVTSVGGTTLALDRHGDYAWETSMGDGLSVLTDKGRAWGPVPGVFAFGGGGGASDFPQPWYQRGRVPGGTAHRTTPDVALEGDGALPVLVGLTDAGAYHLVGFGGTSAAAPAFAAVQADAQQASGHRLGFANPLLYALARSRAHVFHDVTDRPANAGAQPLTVVRDEGPAVDTSTGAQRYLLYTLGHDFGLHARRGYDDATGLGSPDTGYLRWFQHTKGTLK; encoded by the coding sequence GTGCCTCTCCATGCCCCCATACGCCCGCTGCGTCGCCTGCGCGGCTCCGTCGTCGCGGCTGCCTGCGCCGCACTGCTCGCCACCACCGGCTCCCTTCCCGCCGCCCACGCGGCCGACCGGCACCCTCTCGTGGGATCCCGGCCCACATATGCGACGCGAACCGCCGACACGGGCCCCGTCCCCGGCGGTAGTCACGTCAGCGCGCGTCTCTACCTCAACTCCCGTGACCCGCAAGGGCTCGCGGCGTTCCTGCGCGACATCAGCGACCCCCGCAGCCCGCGCTACCGGCACTACCTCACCCCGGCGGAATACCAACGGCACTTCGGCCCGACGGACCGTCAGGTCCGGACCCTCACGGCATGGCTGGGCGGGTCCGGATTCACCGTCACCGGCCGAACCTCCCACTACCTGACGTTCGAAGGGCCCGCCCGCGCCGTCCGGCAGGCCTTCGGCACGAGCCTGCACGGCTATCGCACCGGCCGCGGCACGAGCGACGCCCCCGCCGGTGACCTGAGTGTGCCCGCCTCCCTCGGCGCCACCGTGCTCGGCGTGTCCGGCCTGTCCACCCCCGGAGCGGCCCGCCCCCTGTCGACCCCCGCGCCGGCTCTCGACGTACCCGCCGACGACGCCGTCTGCTCCGGTCACTTCGGGGAGAAGCCCGCCACGGGTCTGCCCAAGGCGTACGGCAGGACCGCCACGTACGCTCCGTGCCCCTACACCCCCGCCCAGCTCCGCCACGCCTACGGCGCGGGCGCCAAGGGTGCCACCGGGCGCGGCTCCACCATCGCCGTCGTGGACGCCTACGGATCACCCGACATGCTCACCGACGCCGACCGCTACGCCCGGGCCACCGGCGATCACGCCTTCCGGCCGGGCCAGTACCGCCGGCACGTCACTCCCGGCGACTGGCACATCGACGACGCGTGCGCGTCCCCGCGCACCTGGGCCGGCGAACAGGCCCTCGACATCGACCTCGCCCACGGCCTCGCCCCGGACGCGAACGTCCTCTACGTCGGTGCGAACTCCTGCCTCGACAACGACCTGATGGACGCCGAGTCGTACATCATCGACGGCCGCCGGGCGGACGTCATCTCCAACTCCTGGGCCGAGATCATCCACTCCAGTCCCGGGCACCTCACCCCCACCCTCGTAGCCGCCTGGAACCTGCTGTTCGAGCAGTCCGCCGCCGAGGGCATCGGCGTCTACTTCGCCGCGGGGGACTGCGGCGACTCCTCGCCCGAGGCCGCCCAGACCGGCGTCAACTGCGATCCGAAGACCATCCGGGCCCAGGCCGACTTCCCCAGCGGCTCCCCGTGGGTCACCTCGGTCGGCGGCACCACCCTCGCTCTCGACCGGCACGGCGACTACGCCTGGGAGACCAGCATGGGTGATGGGCTGTCCGTCCTCACCGACAAGGGCAGGGCATGGGGGCCCGTCCCCGGCGTCTTCGCCTTCGGCGGCGGAGGGGGTGCGAGCGACTTCCCGCAGCCCTGGTACCAGCGCGGCCGCGTCCCCGGCGGCACCGCACACCGCACGACGCCCGACGTGGCGCTCGAGGGCGACGGGGCACTGCCCGTCCTCGTCGGGCTCACGGACGCCGGGGCCTACCACCTCGTCGGATTCGGCGGCACGTCGGCGGCCGCGCCCGCCTTCGCCGCCGTGCAGGCCGACGCGCAACAAGCCTCCGGACACCGGCTCGGCTTCGCCAACCCGCTGCTGTACGCCCTTGCCCGGTCCCGCGCCCACGTCTTCCACGACGTCACCGACCGGCCCGCGAACGCCGGCGCACAACCTCTCACCGTGGTACGCGACGAGGGCCCCGCCGTCGACACCTCCACGGGCGCACAGCGCTATCTCCTCTACACCCTCGGCCACGACTTCGGACTCCACGCCCGCCGCGGCTACGACGACGCCACCGGTCTCGGCTCCCCCGACACCGGCTACCTGCGCTGGTTCCAGCACACCAAGGGCACCCTGAAGTGA
- a CDS encoding phytoene desaturase family protein: MTVDAFVVGAGPNGLAGAVTLAQAGLSVTVLEAAATIGGGTRSGEVTVPGLLHDHCAAVHPMAVASPYLRTLGLDRHGLRWEYAETDLAHPLDGGRAAVLRRDLDATVRGLGADGPAWRRLFAPLAARYDALSEDLMRPLAALPRHPVLTGGFGLLAAHPAQWTLRRWRGQEARALFAGVAAHALSPLTGPGSSAIGLMLTAAAHRHGWPVARGGSGTIAHALAARLVELGGTIETGTPVRSLRDLPPARTVLLDLAPREAAKVCGPRLPAHVRRAYTRYRHGPAAYKVDLAVEGGVPWRAEVCRTAGTVHLGGTAEEIAEAEQAVSRGRMPRHPFVLVAQQYLADPGRSAGDVHPVWAYAHVPHGYDGDATTTVLERIEQYAPGLRDRVIGLTARSPAALEAYNPNYVGGDILNGANSLASLAFRPRLAPDPYATGIPGVYLCSAATPPGAGVHGMCGHNAARSALRKLGLPVAV, translated from the coding sequence GTGACCGTCGACGCCTTCGTCGTGGGAGCGGGGCCCAACGGCCTCGCCGGCGCCGTCACGCTCGCCCAGGCGGGCCTTTCCGTGACCGTCCTGGAGGCCGCGGCCACCATCGGCGGCGGCACCCGCAGCGGCGAGGTCACGGTGCCCGGCCTGCTCCACGACCACTGCGCCGCGGTGCATCCCATGGCCGTCGCGTCGCCCTACCTGCGCACCCTCGGCCTGGACCGCCACGGACTGCGCTGGGAGTACGCCGAGACCGACCTCGCCCACCCCCTCGACGGCGGTCGGGCGGCCGTACTCCGGCGCGACCTGGACGCGACCGTACGCGGCCTCGGCGCCGACGGCCCGGCTTGGCGTCGGCTGTTCGCGCCCCTGGCCGCGCGCTACGACGCCCTGAGCGAAGACCTCATGCGCCCCTTGGCAGCCCTGCCCCGCCACCCCGTCCTCACGGGCGGGTTCGGGCTGCTGGCGGCCCACCCGGCGCAGTGGACCCTGCGCCGATGGCGCGGGCAAGAGGCCCGGGCCCTGTTCGCGGGGGTCGCCGCCCATGCGCTGAGCCCGCTCACCGGCCCGGGCAGCTCCGCCATCGGACTCATGCTCACCGCCGCCGCGCACCGTCATGGCTGGCCCGTCGCCCGCGGGGGTTCGGGGACCATCGCCCATGCGCTCGCCGCCCGTCTCGTCGAACTCGGCGGCACCATCGAAACGGGCACCCCCGTGCGTTCCCTGCGGGACCTTCCCCCCGCCCGCACGGTCCTGCTCGACCTGGCTCCCCGCGAGGCGGCGAAGGTGTGCGGTCCGCGTCTTCCGGCCCACGTCCGACGCGCCTACACCCGCTACCGGCACGGGCCCGCCGCGTACAAGGTCGACCTGGCGGTGGAGGGAGGCGTTCCCTGGCGTGCCGAGGTGTGCCGCACGGCGGGCACCGTTCACCTCGGCGGAACCGCGGAGGAGATCGCGGAGGCCGAACAGGCGGTCTCCCGCGGGCGGATGCCCCGGCATCCCTTCGTACTGGTCGCCCAGCAGTACCTCGCCGACCCCGGGCGCTCGGCCGGCGACGTCCACCCCGTCTGGGCGTACGCACACGTCCCGCACGGCTACGACGGGGACGCGACGACCACCGTCCTGGAGCGCATCGAGCAGTACGCCCCCGGACTGCGCGACCGCGTCATCGGCCTGACCGCCCGCTCCCCGGCCGCGCTCGAGGCGTACAACCCCAATTACGTCGGCGGGGACATCCTCAACGGCGCCAACTCCCTCGCCTCTCTCGCGTTTCGCCCACGCCTGGCCCCTGATCCGTACGCCACGGGAATCCCCGGCGTCTATCTCTGCTCTGCGGCAACGCCGCCGGGGGCGGGCGTGCACGGCATGTGCGGGCACAACGCCGCGAGATCGGCGCTACGGAAACTCGGACTGCCCGTGGCCGTCTGA
- a CDS encoding (2Fe-2S) ferredoxin domain-containing protein: MNRASADRSRTVAIGAAGSRPCTLVVCRGCCCGDPRKYPDADHAWQLERLRAGAEASGGRFVVRTVDCLGPCDQANVVVVQPSGDARRRGARATWIGFAMGDDCTEELVSWASAGGPGVAEPPVALELQFVRPPREARARTRR, from the coding sequence TTGAACCGAGCCTCGGCCGACAGGTCTCGTACGGTGGCGATCGGTGCCGCCGGGTCGCGGCCCTGCACGCTGGTCGTCTGCCGTGGGTGTTGTTGTGGCGATCCGCGGAAGTATCCCGACGCCGATCACGCCTGGCAGCTGGAGCGGTTGCGGGCCGGGGCCGAGGCGTCCGGGGGGCGGTTCGTGGTGCGGACCGTGGACTGTCTCGGGCCCTGCGACCAGGCCAATGTCGTGGTCGTACAGCCTTCGGGGGACGCGCGGCGCCGGGGTGCGCGGGCGACCTGGATCGGGTTCGCTATGGGGGACGACTGCACCGAGGAGCTGGTGAGTTGGGCGTCCGCCGGAGGGCCGGGGGTCGCCGAACCTCCGGTCGCGCTGGAGTTGCAGTTCGTCCGGCCGCCACGCGAGGCACGGGCCCGTACGCGCCGCTGA
- a CDS encoding NAD(P)-binding protein, with amino-acid sequence MVVAGDDALAHRLAAELRGVYGERVTLVVPPTQRSVRPPVVGRARGSTLFDRMSAAVNRAAGNGEGSQGPPDRTAEPAGSERVLEATELTEAVLAEAGVERAAALALVHDDDETNIRAALTARRLNPRLRLVIRLYNRRLGQHIEELLDQASALAMAVTDGEGDGGGGSGGLGFDASTTVLSDADTAAPALAATAVAGTSKVVQTDGLMLRAVERPPPGPGEVADPGLCTLALLSATTNDPAGADGSESSGSHGPRLLPDERAVAAATGRGTVVLETVSYAASAPSAGRSVVPFGSLLSRRLRWSFAGLVGCVVGLAVASMLVTGEPPLRATYLTLLDLFAINNPAIGEPIGRQILQLFSGLVGLLLLPVLLAAVLEALGTFRSGSALRKPPRGLSGHVVLLGVGKIGTRVLTRLRELHIPVVCVEADPEARGLALARRLRVPVVLGDVTQEGVLEAAKIHRAHALLALTSADTTNLEAALYARTVRPDLRVVLRLYDDDFATAVYRTLRAAHPQALTRSRSVSHLAAPAFAGAMMGRQILGAIPVERRVLLFAAIVVGGHPQLEGRTVGEAFRAGAWRVLALDTAASGRRRGGEPVSAVGGGGGERGGSGLVWDLPSTYVLRAEDRVVLAATRRGLAELLGRRRRRESAGT; translated from the coding sequence ATGGTGGTGGCCGGGGACGACGCCCTGGCGCACCGGCTGGCCGCCGAACTGCGGGGTGTGTACGGCGAACGGGTGACCCTCGTCGTGCCGCCCACCCAGCGCAGTGTGCGGCCGCCTGTGGTCGGGCGGGCGCGGGGCTCGACGCTGTTCGACCGGATGTCCGCGGCGGTGAACCGGGCCGCGGGCAACGGGGAGGGGTCGCAGGGGCCGCCCGACCGGACGGCCGAACCCGCCGGTTCCGAGCGGGTGTTGGAGGCCACCGAACTCACCGAGGCCGTACTCGCCGAGGCGGGCGTGGAACGGGCCGCCGCCCTCGCGCTCGTCCATGACGACGACGAGACCAACATCCGGGCCGCGCTCACCGCGCGCCGCCTCAATCCGCGGCTGCGGCTCGTCATACGGCTCTACAACCGGCGCCTCGGGCAGCACATCGAGGAACTCCTCGATCAGGCTTCGGCGTTGGCCATGGCCGTGACCGATGGTGAGGGAGACGGTGGAGGGGGGAGCGGGGGGCTCGGGTTCGACGCGTCCACCACCGTGTTGTCCGATGCCGACACCGCCGCGCCCGCGCTCGCCGCGACCGCCGTCGCCGGGACCAGCAAGGTCGTCCAGACCGATGGGTTGATGCTGCGGGCGGTGGAGCGGCCGCCGCCGGGGCCCGGCGAGGTCGCCGATCCCGGGCTGTGCACGCTCGCGCTGCTGTCCGCCACCACCAACGACCCCGCCGGGGCCGACGGTTCGGAAAGCAGCGGGTCGCACGGGCCACGGCTGCTGCCGGACGAGCGGGCCGTGGCGGCGGCCACCGGGCGCGGAACCGTCGTCCTGGAGACGGTGTCGTACGCCGCGTCCGCGCCGTCCGCGGGGCGCAGTGTCGTGCCCTTCGGCTCGCTGCTGTCGCGGCGGCTGCGCTGGTCGTTCGCCGGGCTGGTGGGGTGTGTGGTCGGGCTGGCGGTCGCTTCGATGCTCGTCACCGGGGAGCCCCCGCTGCGGGCGACCTATCTGACGCTGCTCGATCTCTTCGCCATCAACAACCCCGCCATCGGCGAACCCATCGGGCGGCAGATTCTTCAGCTCTTCTCCGGGCTCGTCGGGTTGTTGCTGTTGCCTGTGCTGCTCGCCGCCGTGCTGGAGGCGCTCGGTACGTTCCGCAGCGGGTCCGCCTTGCGCAAGCCGCCGCGGGGACTGTCCGGGCACGTGGTGCTGCTCGGGGTCGGGAAGATCGGGACGCGGGTGTTGACGCGCCTGCGTGAGCTGCACATTCCGGTGGTGTGTGTCGAGGCAGATCCGGAGGCGCGGGGGCTGGCGCTGGCGCGGCGGTTGCGGGTGCCGGTGGTGTTGGGTGACGTCACGCAGGAAGGTGTGCTGGAGGCCGCGAAGATTCATCGGGCGCATGCGCTGCTCGCGCTGACCAGCGCGGACACGACGAACCTGGAAGCCGCGTTGTACGCCCGTACCGTGCGGCCCGATCTGCGGGTCGTGCTGCGGTTGTACGACGACGACTTCGCCACCGCCGTGTACCGGACCCTGCGGGCCGCGCATCCGCAGGCGCTGACCCGCAGTCGTAGCGTGTCGCATCTGGCCGCACCCGCGTTTGCCGGGGCCATGATGGGGCGGCAGATCCTCGGGGCGATTCCGGTGGAGCGGCGGGTGTTGCTGTTCGCGGCCATCGTGGTGGGTGGGCATCCGCAGTTGGAGGGGCGGACTGTGGGGGAGGCGTTTCGGGCGGGGGCGTGGCGGGTGCTCGCGTTGGATACGGCTGCGTCGGGGAGACGCCGGGGTGGTGAGCCGGTGTCCGCCGTGGGGGGCGGTGGGGGCGAGCGCGGTGGTTCCGGGCTGGTCTGGGATCTTCCCTCCACGTATGTGCTTCGGGCGGAGGATCGGGTGGTGTTGGCTGCGACTCGGAGGGGGCTGGCGGAGTTGTTGGGGCGGCGGCGGCGGCGAGAATCGGCTGGCACGTAG